In a single window of the Cupriavidus basilensis genome:
- a CDS encoding DNA-binding response regulator: protein MNVVLVESHPLLRIAMLTLLESIAGIAQAVAIDPGEIPEHLHAGGAVDLIVFGMPADAGTGWQWLGQARRLWAAPRVLLLCDAVPLQLPQGEITEGFCGCLPKSAPLDVLRTAIRRIATRQPERARASQLSLFPALPALPLAALAPRPAAGSQRLTREATQLGLTQRQYDVLALLSRGHAVKTVGRLLNISAPTVKTHARAMYRHLQVAGKEEAAHKARQQGFSLAWPVGGVPALTLARRHAPAVRQMELL from the coding sequence ATGAACGTGGTGCTCGTTGAAAGCCATCCATTGCTGCGGATTGCAATGCTCACGCTGCTGGAAAGTATTGCCGGCATCGCGCAAGCCGTTGCCATCGACCCGGGGGAAATCCCGGAGCATTTGCATGCCGGCGGCGCCGTTGACCTGATTGTCTTTGGCATGCCCGCCGATGCTGGCACGGGCTGGCAATGGCTCGGCCAGGCACGCAGGCTATGGGCCGCGCCGCGCGTGCTGCTGCTATGCGATGCCGTCCCCCTGCAACTGCCGCAAGGCGAGATCACCGAAGGCTTCTGCGGCTGCCTGCCAAAATCCGCCCCGCTCGACGTGCTCAGGACCGCCATCCGGCGTATCGCCACCCGTCAGCCGGAGCGTGCGCGCGCGAGCCAGCTTTCACTGTTCCCCGCCTTGCCCGCCCTGCCCTTGGCTGCGCTGGCACCGCGGCCCGCAGCCGGGAGCCAGCGGTTGACACGAGAAGCAACGCAACTGGGATTGACGCAACGCCAGTACGACGTGCTGGCACTGCTCTCCCGAGGTCATGCGGTCAAGACCGTAGGCCGCCTGCTGAATATCTCGGCGCCGACGGTCAAGACACATGCCCGCGCCATGTACAGGCATCTCCAGGTGGCTGGCAAGGAAGAAGCCGCCCACAAGGCGCGGCAACAGGGCTTTAGCCTGGCGTGGCCGGTTGGCGGCGTGCCGGCGTTGACGCTGGCACGCCGCCATGCCCCTGCCGTCCGGCAAATGGAACTGCTCTGA
- a CDS encoding aldehyde dehydrogenase, with protein sequence MSDLRDLAYWRKQAATVSIRSQAYIDGRWADAADGATFETINPATGKALASVAACGAQDVDRAVAAARKAFQSGVWSDLPRSARKATLLRLSHLIDTHREELALLETLDMGKPIAETLQYDIPEAGRTYAWYAEAIDKIYDEIAPTGPGVLATITREPLGVVAAVVPWNYPLLMASWKVAPALAAGNSVVLKPAEQSPLTALRLAELAEEAGIPAGVFNVVPGLGAAAGQALGRHPDVDCIAFTGSTATGKRFMEYSGQSNLKRVWLECGGKSPHIVFDDCPDLDRAAQAAAIGIFSNQGEICIAGSRLYVQSGIYDAFMEKLEAHAARMQPGDPLDPATAMGAIVDGAQLQRVMSYVKSGEDEGARLRTGGKRARTDSGGFYMQPTIFECPTQSLTIVREEIFGPVLAVTRFESEEEAIRMANDSPYGLGSGLWTSNLSRAHRVSRKLQAGLVWVNCYMDGDVTVPFGGVKQSGSGRDKSLHALDKYTDLKTTWISLA encoded by the coding sequence ATGAGTGACTTGAGAGATCTCGCCTATTGGCGCAAGCAGGCCGCAACGGTATCGATCCGTTCGCAAGCCTATATCGATGGCCGCTGGGCCGACGCCGCCGACGGCGCCACCTTCGAGACCATCAACCCCGCCACCGGCAAGGCGCTCGCCAGCGTCGCGGCCTGCGGCGCGCAGGACGTCGACCGCGCGGTAGCCGCGGCGCGCAAGGCGTTTCAGTCCGGCGTCTGGTCGGACTTGCCGCGCAGCGCCAGGAAGGCCACGCTGCTAAGGCTGTCGCACCTGATCGACACGCATCGCGAAGAACTCGCGTTGCTGGAAACGCTCGACATGGGCAAGCCCATTGCCGAGACGCTGCAATACGACATCCCCGAAGCCGGCCGCACCTACGCCTGGTACGCCGAAGCCATCGACAAGATCTACGACGAGATCGCGCCGACGGGCCCCGGCGTGCTGGCCACCATCACGCGCGAGCCGCTGGGCGTGGTGGCGGCGGTCGTGCCCTGGAACTACCCGCTGCTGATGGCCAGCTGGAAGGTGGCACCCGCGCTGGCCGCCGGCAACAGCGTGGTGCTCAAGCCCGCGGAGCAGTCCCCGCTGACCGCGCTGCGGCTGGCGGAACTCGCCGAAGAAGCGGGCATCCCGGCGGGCGTTTTCAATGTGGTGCCGGGTCTTGGCGCCGCCGCCGGGCAGGCACTTGGCCGCCATCCCGACGTGGACTGCATTGCCTTTACCGGCTCCACCGCCACCGGCAAGCGCTTCATGGAGTATTCCGGCCAGTCCAACCTCAAGCGCGTCTGGCTCGAGTGCGGCGGCAAGTCCCCGCATATCGTCTTTGACGACTGCCCCGACCTGGACCGCGCCGCGCAGGCCGCCGCCATCGGCATCTTCAGCAACCAGGGCGAGATCTGCATCGCCGGTTCGCGCCTTTATGTGCAAAGCGGCATCTACGATGCGTTCATGGAGAAGCTGGAAGCGCACGCGGCGCGCATGCAGCCGGGCGATCCGCTCGACCCCGCCACCGCCATGGGCGCCATCGTCGACGGCGCGCAACTGCAGCGGGTGATGTCCTATGTGAAGAGCGGCGAGGACGAAGGTGCCCGGCTGCGCACCGGCGGCAAGCGCGCGCGCACGGACAGTGGCGGCTTCTACATGCAGCCCACCATCTTCGAGTGCCCCACGCAGTCGCTCACCATCGTGCGCGAAGAGATCTTTGGCCCGGTGCTGGCGGTGACCCGCTTCGAGTCCGAGGAAGAGGCCATCCGCATGGCCAATGATTCGCCCTACGGGCTGGGCTCGGGACTCTGGACCTCCAACCTGTCCCGCGCCCACCGGGTTTCGCGCAAGCTGCAGGCTGGGCTGGTGTGGGTCAACTGCTATATGGACGGCGACGTGACAGTGCCATTTGGCGGCGTGAAGCAGTCGGGCTCGGGACGGGACAAGTCACTGCATGCGCTGGACAAGTACACGGACCTGAAGACCACGTGGATCAGCCTGGCGTGA
- a CDS encoding DUF3331 domain-containing protein, giving the protein MPAHPNPATSSTPCAQADRPDPWDSTIGLLRARQAFQLYADCAWPDEEDSGHHRHTAIVSVVERPSPTLAVINWRDATHCRYGAQIWTAISARGAGVCALSGLPIAKGQAVYRPRPCRPPARNAEAMILASALHAACGTDAGACGEDALAA; this is encoded by the coding sequence ATGCCAGCGCACCCGAATCCCGCCACATCCTCCACCCCATGCGCGCAAGCAGACCGCCCCGACCCGTGGGACAGCACCATCGGCCTGCTCCGTGCGCGCCAGGCCTTCCAGCTGTACGCCGACTGCGCCTGGCCCGATGAGGAAGATTCCGGGCACCACCGCCACACCGCCATCGTCAGCGTGGTGGAGCGACCCAGCCCCACCTTGGCGGTGATCAACTGGCGCGATGCCACCCATTGCCGTTACGGCGCGCAGATCTGGACTGCGATATCGGCGCGCGGGGCTGGCGTGTGCGCCCTCAGCGGGCTGCCCATCGCCAAGGGCCAGGCCGTCTACCGCCCGCGCCCCTGCCGGCCACCGGCGCGCAACGCCGAAGCCATGATCCTCGCGTCTGCGCTACATGCCGCGTGCGGGACCGACGCCGGCGCCTGCGGCGAAGATGCCTTGGCGGCATGA
- a CDS encoding Zn-dependent hydrolase yields MSMLAINGERLWQSLMDLAAIGATPKGGNARLALTALDGQGRDLVTGWMRAAGLSVTVDQVGNIFARRAGRNNALAPVMTGSHIDTQPTGGKFDGCYGVLAGLEVMRTLNDHGITTEAPLEVAIWTNEEGSRFVPVMMGSGVFAGVFPLQTALSATDVAGKRVADELAAIGYAGDAEVGRQVGAYFEAHIEQGPVLEAEDNVIGVVTGSLGLRWYDVTVTGMEAHAGPTPMPLRKDALYGATFLMQEVIRIANDFAPHGRGTVGVVKVHPSSRNVIPGAVTFTVDLRHLDPVQLAGMDARFRAACAAVADGTTTGAALDVVVDDVQYFAPTPFAPELIRHVRQEAAARGYSHQDIVTGAGHDAVYIAGVAPTAMIFVPCKDGISHNEIEDAKPEHLEAGANVLLGAMVAQANASA; encoded by the coding sequence ATGAGCATGCTGGCAATCAACGGCGAGCGCCTGTGGCAGTCGCTGATGGACCTCGCCGCGATCGGCGCCACGCCCAAGGGCGGCAATGCGCGCCTGGCGCTGACGGCGCTGGATGGGCAGGGGCGCGACCTCGTGACTGGTTGGATGCGCGCAGCCGGACTGAGCGTGACGGTCGACCAGGTTGGCAATATCTTTGCCCGCCGGGCAGGGCGCAACAACGCGCTGGCCCCGGTCATGACCGGCAGCCATATCGACACGCAGCCCACCGGCGGCAAGTTTGATGGCTGCTATGGCGTGCTGGCCGGCCTGGAAGTCATGCGCACCCTGAACGACCACGGCATCACCACCGAGGCCCCGCTCGAAGTGGCCATCTGGACCAATGAAGAAGGCTCCCGCTTTGTCCCGGTGATGATGGGTTCCGGCGTGTTTGCCGGCGTCTTTCCGCTGCAGACCGCGCTGTCGGCCACCGATGTGGCGGGCAAGCGGGTGGCGGATGAACTGGCGGCCATCGGCTATGCCGGCGACGCGGAAGTTGGCCGCCAGGTTGGCGCCTACTTCGAAGCCCATATCGAACAGGGGCCGGTGCTCGAGGCCGAGGACAACGTGATCGGCGTGGTGACCGGATCGCTGGGCCTGCGCTGGTACGACGTCACCGTGACCGGCATGGAGGCGCACGCCGGCCCCACGCCGATGCCGCTGCGCAAGGACGCGCTCTATGGCGCCACGTTCCTGATGCAGGAAGTGATCCGCATCGCCAACGACTTCGCGCCGCACGGGCGCGGCACGGTGGGCGTGGTCAAGGTCCATCCGTCGTCGCGCAATGTCATTCCCGGAGCGGTGACGTTCACGGTTGACCTGCGCCACCTCGACCCGGTGCAGCTTGCCGGGATGGATGCGCGCTTTCGCGCGGCTTGCGCCGCTGTCGCGGACGGTACCACCACAGGCGCGGCCCTGGATGTGGTTGTGGACGACGTGCAGTACTTCGCGCCCACGCCGTTCGCGCCCGAGCTGATCCGCCACGTGCGCCAGGAAGCCGCCGCGCGGGGCTACAGCCATCAGGACATTGTCACGGGCGCAGGCCACGACGCGGTCTATATCGCCGGCGTGGCGCCCACCGCGATGATCTTCGTGCCGTGCAAGGACGGCATCAGCCACAACGAAATCGAAGACGCCAAGCCGGAACATCTCGAAGCCGGGGCCAATGTGCTGCTCGGCGCCATGGTGGCGCAGGCGAATGCAAGCGCCTAA